From the genome of Haloterrigena sp. KLK7, one region includes:
- a CDS encoding bacterio-opsin activator domain-containing protein: protein MSVIAEFSVKSDDLALHHALTAAPQMVVEIEQVVATMEDRVMPYFWVSGGDHAEFEAAFQEDDSVTGVTPIDEVDDAVLYRAEWTRNVETIVYAYVELGATILQAVGRDESWELRMRFDDRDGLAKFQDYCEDNGIAFELNRIKDQEQPMASAQYDLTTKQRETLVTALEEGYYEIPQGITMTELADRMDVSQQALSKRFHAAHRNLITSTLTFSHPDDE from the coding sequence ATGAGCGTTATCGCCGAGTTCTCGGTCAAATCCGACGATCTGGCGCTCCATCACGCCCTCACGGCGGCGCCGCAGATGGTCGTCGAGATCGAGCAGGTCGTGGCGACGATGGAGGACAGAGTGATGCCGTACTTCTGGGTCAGCGGCGGCGACCACGCCGAGTTCGAGGCGGCGTTTCAGGAAGACGACTCCGTCACGGGCGTCACGCCGATCGACGAAGTCGACGACGCCGTACTGTACCGCGCCGAGTGGACGCGGAACGTCGAAACGATCGTCTACGCCTACGTCGAACTCGGGGCGACGATCCTCCAGGCGGTCGGGCGGGACGAAAGCTGGGAACTCCGGATGCGATTCGACGATCGGGACGGCCTCGCGAAGTTCCAGGACTACTGCGAGGACAACGGGATCGCGTTCGAACTCAATCGCATCAAGGACCAGGAACAGCCGATGGCCAGCGCCCAGTACGATCTCACGACGAAGCAACGCGAGACGCTGGTCACGGCGCTCGAGGAGGGGTACTACGAAATCCCACAGGGGATCACGATGACCGAACTCGCCGACCGAATGGACGTCTCCCAGCAGGCGCTCTCGAAGCGATTTCACGCCGCCCATCGGAACCTCATTACGAGCACGCTGACGTTCTCCCATCCGGACGACGAGTGA